From Deltaproteobacteria bacterium, the proteins below share one genomic window:
- a CDS encoding Gfo/Idh/MocA family oxidoreductase, with protein sequence MTAVKIGVIGGGFGTQHLQGYGATENAEVVAFCQRTPDKAEATAKAFGVPHVYTDYRELLAHPGLDAVSIVAPPHLHAEMVQAALEQGLHLLCEKPLAMDAAQAETMLSQAEAAGRVHMTAFNHRHIPALAYM encoded by the coding sequence ATGACGGCGGTGAAAATCGGGGTCATCGGAGGCGGCTTCGGCACCCAGCACCTGCAAGGATACGGCGCCACCGAGAACGCGGAGGTGGTGGCCTTCTGTCAACGGACACCGGACAAGGCGGAGGCCACCGCCAAGGCATTCGGCGTACCCCACGTGTACACGGACTACCGCGAACTCCTGGCCCACCCTGGTCTCGACGCCGTCAGCATCGTCGCGCCGCCGCACCTCCACGCCGAGATGGTGCAGGCGGCCCTCGAGCAGGGACTGCACCTGTTGTGCGAGAAGCCCCTGGCCATGGACGCCGCCCAGGCGGAGACCATGCTGTCCCAGGCGGAAGCCGCCGGACGCGTGCACATGACCGCGTTCAACCACCGCCACATCCCGGCGCTGGCCTACATG
- a CDS encoding MFS transporter has protein sequence MNTSADLSAAVPEAAAPEPSRGRVLGLLTVGHGVTHIFQGTMNVCLPLVVRDFGISYTDIGVLRSAQRVSHILSITIGGLATDMLRDRRGVLLLSLLWPSLFVSLQGFSPTFWVFGALVCVQALLGGFMWHAPARAVVGEKFPDRMGFALGVHAMGANVGAAVAPIVVGALLTWITWRTAYLFQFVPGVAIALFLWAVLPPLRHDATARNRSASYGRALRGDILTNLPLMGVTLVAALRSIGENLVPTFLPLYLTTDLNMGIATVGVYLACLAFVGTIFAPVIGHLSDRFGRKITIFLSLLTGGLLIGSIPLMPSGWFLLPVVSLGGMALFAVGPIIQASGLEHAPREIWGAAQTFMDVGRSALSLLFPLVAGAVADTYGLRYTFYLFGAINLLGAFTILVVPAARERAH, from the coding sequence GTGAACACCTCCGCCGACCTTTCAGCCGCCGTACCCGAGGCCGCGGCGCCGGAACCGTCCCGCGGCCGAGTGCTTGGGCTACTGACCGTGGGCCACGGCGTGACGCACATATTCCAGGGAACCATGAACGTCTGCCTGCCCCTGGTGGTGCGCGACTTCGGCATCTCCTACACCGACATCGGCGTGTTGCGCTCGGCGCAGCGGGTGTCGCACATCCTGAGCATCACCATCGGCGGCCTGGCCACCGACATGCTGCGCGACCGCCGGGGCGTCCTGCTGCTGTCGCTCCTGTGGCCCTCCCTGTTCGTCTCGCTCCAGGGATTTTCCCCGACCTTCTGGGTCTTTGGCGCCCTGGTGTGCGTCCAGGCCCTGTTGGGCGGTTTCATGTGGCACGCGCCGGCGCGCGCGGTGGTTGGCGAGAAGTTCCCGGACCGCATGGGTTTCGCCTTGGGAGTGCACGCAATGGGGGCCAACGTCGGCGCGGCCGTGGCCCCCATCGTGGTGGGCGCACTGCTCACGTGGATCACGTGGCGCACCGCCTACCTGTTCCAGTTCGTGCCGGGCGTCGCCATCGCGCTGTTCCTTTGGGCGGTGTTGCCGCCCTTGCGGCACGACGCCACGGCGCGAAACCGCTCCGCCTCCTACGGCCGGGCCCTGCGCGGCGACATCCTCACCAACCTGCCGCTCATGGGCGTGACCCTGGTGGCGGCGCTGCGCTCCATCGGAGAGAACCTGGTCCCGACCTTCTTGCCGCTCTACCTGACGACGGACCTGAACATGGGCATCGCCACGGTCGGCGTCTACCTCGCGTGCCTGGCCTTCGTCGGCACCATCTTCGCGCCGGTCATCGGGCACCTCTCCGACCGCTTCGGACGGAAGATCACCATCTTCCTTTCGCTCCTTACCGGGGGCCTGCTCATCGGCTCCATTCCGTTGATGCCGTCCGGGTGGTTCCTGCTCCCGGTGGTGTCCCTCGGAGGGATGGCGCTCTTCGCCGTGGGGCCCATCATCCAGGCCAGCGGACTGGAGCACGCGCCCAGGGAGATCTGGGGCGCGGCCCAGACCTTCATGGACGTGGGGCGCTCGGCCCTGTCCCTGTTGTTCCCACTGGTGGCCGGCGCCGTAGCGGACACCTACGGACTGCGCTACACGTTCTACCTCTTCGGCGCCATCAACCTGCTGGGCGCGTTCACGATCCTGGTGGTCCCCGCCGCACGCGAGCGGGCGCATTAG
- a CDS encoding molybdopterin guanine dinucleotide-containing S/N-oxide reductase, translating into MSHTNNQRVQTSLHWGAYQVEVQGGRIVAAHPFAEDPDPSPIGRSIPDVVHHTCRVARPMVRQGWLERGPEHHGGGRGTEPFVPVTWDEALKLVAGELRRVRESFGNEAIFAGSYGWASAGRFHHAQSQLHRFMNQFGGYVRSVNTYSYAAGEVIIPHVFGYDWNSVRDGATSWPVIARNTELVVSFGGIPLKNTQVSAGGIGRHTTRGWLELCKENGVEFVNVSPARDDTADFLEAEWLAPRPNTDTALMLGLAHTLIREGLHDEAFLEKYCTGFETFRAYLMGERDGRPKDPEWAAALCGVPADIIRGLARRMAARRTLIAVSWSLQRADHGEQPYWMAAVLAAMLGEIGLPGGGIGYGYGSTGSIGNPVRSIGGITLPQGANTVKAFIPVARITDMLLHPGEPFDYNGRRLEYPDIRLVYWCGGNPFHHHQDLNRLVEAWQRPETIIVHEPWWNAQARHADIVLPATTPLERNDIGRQASDPIVFAMAQAVPPVGEARNDYDIFSGLAERLGFKEGFTEGRLENDWLRHLYDGLRSSFIREGIELPPFDAFWSAGHITLPTEGEEKVLFARFREDPARHPLPTPSGRIEIFSETIAGFGYDDCPGHPAWIEPGEWLGAERARRFPLHLISNQPTTRLHSQHDPGAVSMDNKVRGREPLLIHPDTAAVRGIEDGSVVRVFNDRGACLAGVRFTDNVSPDVVVLATGAWYDPEAPGGLERHGNPNVLTLDKGTSRLAQGPISQTALVEVEAYEEELPEVQAFTPPALAQPAANK; encoded by the coding sequence ATGAGCCATACGAACAACCAGCGCGTTCAAACGTCCCTTCACTGGGGCGCCTACCAGGTCGAGGTCCAGGGCGGGCGCATCGTGGCCGCGCATCCGTTCGCGGAGGACCCGGACCCTTCGCCCATCGGGCGGTCGATCCCGGACGTGGTGCACCACACCTGCCGGGTAGCGCGACCCATGGTGCGGCAAGGCTGGCTGGAGCGGGGACCGGAGCATCACGGAGGCGGCCGCGGCACGGAGCCGTTCGTCCCGGTGACCTGGGACGAGGCGCTCAAGCTCGTGGCCGGAGAGCTGCGGCGCGTGCGCGAGTCGTTCGGGAACGAGGCGATTTTCGCCGGCTCCTACGGCTGGGCCTCCGCGGGCCGTTTCCACCATGCCCAGAGCCAGCTTCACCGCTTCATGAACCAGTTCGGCGGCTATGTCCGATCGGTCAACACGTACAGCTACGCCGCCGGGGAAGTCATCATCCCTCACGTCTTCGGCTACGACTGGAACTCTGTTCGCGATGGAGCCACCTCGTGGCCGGTGATCGCGAGAAATACGGAACTGGTGGTCAGTTTCGGCGGCATCCCACTCAAGAACACCCAGGTCAGCGCCGGCGGAATAGGCAGGCACACGACGCGTGGCTGGCTGGAACTCTGCAAGGAGAACGGCGTGGAGTTCGTGAACGTCAGCCCGGCGCGGGACGACACGGCGGACTTCCTCGAAGCGGAGTGGCTGGCGCCGCGCCCCAACACCGACACCGCGCTGATGCTGGGGCTGGCGCACACGTTGATTCGGGAGGGCCTCCACGACGAGGCGTTCCTGGAGAAGTATTGCACCGGATTCGAAACCTTTCGCGCCTACCTCATGGGCGAACGGGACGGCCGTCCCAAGGATCCGGAATGGGCCGCCGCCCTGTGCGGTGTTCCGGCCGACATCATCCGCGGCCTGGCTCGGCGCATGGCCGCGAGGCGCACCCTCATCGCGGTGAGTTGGTCGCTCCAGCGGGCCGACCATGGGGAACAGCCTTATTGGATGGCCGCCGTCCTGGCCGCGATGCTGGGGGAAATCGGCCTTCCCGGCGGCGGCATCGGCTATGGCTACGGCTCCACCGGCTCCATCGGCAATCCCGTGAGATCCATCGGCGGAATCACGCTGCCGCAAGGCGCGAACACGGTGAAAGCCTTCATCCCGGTGGCGCGCATCACCGACATGCTCCTCCACCCAGGGGAACCGTTCGATTACAACGGCCGCCGGCTGGAGTATCCCGACATCCGTCTCGTCTACTGGTGCGGCGGCAACCCGTTTCATCATCACCAGGACCTCAACCGGCTCGTGGAGGCGTGGCAGCGTCCCGAGACGATCATCGTCCACGAGCCCTGGTGGAACGCGCAGGCGCGGCACGCCGACATCGTCCTGCCGGCCACCACTCCGCTGGAACGCAACGATATCGGCAGGCAGGCGTCCGATCCCATCGTCTTCGCCATGGCCCAGGCGGTTCCGCCGGTAGGCGAGGCACGGAACGACTACGACATCTTCTCCGGGCTGGCCGAGCGCCTGGGGTTCAAGGAAGGCTTCACCGAGGGCCGGCTGGAGAACGACTGGCTGCGGCATCTCTACGACGGGCTTCGGAGTTCCTTCATCCGCGAGGGCATCGAGTTGCCGCCCTTCGATGCGTTCTGGAGCGCCGGTCACATCACCCTGCCCACCGAGGGCGAGGAGAAGGTGCTGTTCGCCCGGTTCCGGGAGGACCCGGCCAGGCACCCGTTGCCGACCCCGTCCGGACGCATCGAGATCTTCTCGGAAACCATCGCGGGCTTCGGCTACGACGACTGCCCCGGCCATCCGGCGTGGATCGAGCCGGGGGAGTGGCTGGGCGCGGAGCGCGCCCGTCGCTTCCCGCTTCACCTCATCTCCAACCAGCCCACCACGAGGCTTCACAGCCAGCACGACCCGGGCGCGGTGAGCATGGACAACAAGGTCCGGGGCCGGGAGCCGTTGCTGATCCACCCCGACACCGCCGCCGTCAGGGGCATCGAAGACGGAAGCGTCGTGCGCGTATTCAATGATCGCGGCGCGTGTCTGGCCGGTGTCCGCTTCACGGATAACGTCTCGCCCGACGTGGTCGTGCTCGCCACCGGTGCCTGGTACGACCCCGAGGCTCCCGGCGGGTTGGAACGGCACGGCAACCCCAACGTCCTGACCCTGGACAAGGGAACCTCGCGCCTCGCCCAGGGTCCCATCTCGCAGACGGCGCTGGTGGAGGTCGAGGCGTATGAGGAGGAATTGCCGGAAGTGCAGGCCTTCACCCCGCCCGCCCTTGCGCAACCCGCGGCGAACAAATAA
- a CDS encoding thiamine pyrophosphate-dependent enzyme: MKVERRAVLERLRDHLTENDIVVAALAGTTADTYEVVHRPENLYLVGLGMVTQVSLGLALTLPDSRVVSLDTDGSLLLGPSILSVVAVSGAENLRIIVFDNEQLFGSRGGAPSQTAAGADLTAMARAAGILHADTVANEDSVGVAVERLFSREGPALLTAKIALAARAEGPSMDGQENKYRLVRRIEAIRGRAILAPPKP; this comes from the coding sequence ATGAAGGTGGAGCGGCGGGCCGTGCTGGAGCGGCTTAGGGATCATCTGACCGAGAACGACATCGTGGTGGCCGCCTTGGCCGGCACCACCGCGGATACCTACGAGGTGGTCCACCGGCCGGAGAACCTCTACCTCGTGGGCCTCGGCATGGTCACGCAGGTGAGCCTGGGACTGGCGCTGACTCTGCCCGATTCGAGAGTGGTTTCCCTGGACACCGACGGAAGTCTGCTGCTGGGGCCGAGCATTTTGTCGGTGGTCGCCGTATCCGGAGCGGAAAATCTCCGCATCATCGTGTTCGACAACGAGCAGCTCTTCGGCAGCCGCGGCGGCGCCCCCAGCCAGACCGCCGCTGGCGCGGATCTCACCGCCATGGCCCGGGCCGCGGGCATTCTGCACGCGGACACGGTGGCCAACGAGGACAGCGTGGGCGTGGCGGTGGAGAGGCTTTTCTCGCGGGAAGGCCCCGCGCTCCTGACCGCGAAAATCGCGCTGGCGGCGAGAGCCGAGGGCCCGAGCATGGACGGGCAGGAGAACAAGTACAGGCTGGTGCGGCGCATCGAGGCCATCCGCGGGCGCGCGATCCTGGCGCCGCCGAAGCCGTGA
- a CDS encoding thiamine pyrophosphate-binding protein, whose amino-acid sequence MKDDIAAEAHKCLTEAGVDFVACMPDSAFLELYQRLEADSGVRYLQVANESDGVGVCMGAWLGGARPAMLMENTGFALSCYALLRGPAAFGVPMLLLISYRGGFGDQRWFSVPFGWATEPLLESLRIQYSVVHEPGEMDAAITGAVQSMNAMQAPVAVLFPPELFSEVK is encoded by the coding sequence GTGAAGGACGACATCGCGGCTGAAGCGCACAAGTGCCTGACGGAGGCGGGGGTCGACTTCGTGGCCTGCATGCCCGATTCGGCCTTCCTCGAGCTCTATCAGCGGCTGGAGGCGGACTCCGGCGTCCGCTACCTGCAGGTGGCCAACGAGAGCGACGGCGTAGGCGTCTGCATGGGCGCATGGCTCGGCGGCGCCCGCCCGGCCATGCTCATGGAGAACACGGGGTTCGCGCTGTCCTGCTACGCGCTCCTTCGGGGCCCCGCCGCCTTCGGCGTCCCCATGCTCCTGCTCATCAGCTACCGCGGTGGTTTCGGCGACCAGCGCTGGTTCTCGGTGCCCTTCGGCTGGGCCACCGAGCCATTGCTGGAGAGCCTGCGCATCCAGTACAGCGTGGTCCACGAACCCGGCGAGATGGACGCCGCCATCACCGGCGCGGTGCAGTCCATGAACGCCATGCAGGCGCCGGTGGCGGTGCTGTTCCCGCCCGAACTCTTCTCCGAGGTGAAATGA
- a CDS encoding xanthine dehydrogenase family protein subunit M, whose protein sequence is MKPASFEYYDPPTAMEAVALLGGLGEDARVLAGGQSLVPLMNFRLARPAHLVDLNHVTELDFVSVAGGELHIGAMTRQRTLERSEEAAAGWPLLREAAGFIGHVQIRNRGTVGGSLAHAFPSAELPVAMVTLDAGVVLQGEGGERTVAAEDFFLGTMTTALEPGELLREVRVPAVAAGSGASFQEVSRRYGDFALAGAAALVTLDRDGAVSGARLTLTGSAPIRARDAEAAVLGEKPSDALFREAARRAVEGIDQESDMHASADYRRRTCAALARRALAQAARQAAAATGSGQ, encoded by the coding sequence ATGAAACCCGCCAGCTTCGAGTACTACGATCCCCCGACCGCGATGGAGGCTGTGGCGCTGCTGGGCGGTCTGGGCGAGGACGCGCGGGTGCTGGCCGGCGGCCAGAGCTTGGTGCCGCTCATGAACTTCCGCTTGGCCCGGCCCGCGCACTTGGTGGATTTGAACCACGTCACCGAGCTGGATTTCGTGTCCGTGGCCGGCGGCGAGTTGCACATCGGCGCCATGACCCGTCAGCGGACCCTGGAACGTTCCGAGGAGGCGGCGGCCGGCTGGCCGCTGCTGCGGGAGGCCGCGGGATTCATCGGGCACGTGCAGATCCGCAACCGGGGCACGGTGGGCGGCAGCCTGGCGCACGCGTTTCCGTCCGCCGAGCTGCCCGTGGCCATGGTGACGCTGGATGCCGGAGTCGTGCTGCAAGGGGAGGGCGGCGAGCGCACCGTGGCCGCGGAGGATTTCTTCCTTGGCACCATGACCACTGCCCTGGAACCCGGCGAGTTGCTCCGTGAAGTCCGGGTGCCGGCGGTGGCTGCGGGAAGCGGCGCGTCGTTCCAGGAAGTGAGCCGGCGGTACGGCGACTTCGCGCTGGCGGGAGCGGCGGCGCTCGTGACCCTGGACCGGGACGGAGCGGTGAGCGGCGCGCGCCTGACGCTCACGGGATCGGCCCCCATACGCGCGCGCGACGCCGAGGCGGCGGTGCTGGGAGAGAAGCCCTCGGATGCACTCTTCCGCGAAGCCGCGCGCCGCGCCGTGGAGGGCATCGATCAGGAATCCGACATGCACGCCAGCGCCGACTACCGCCGCCGCACGTGCGCCGCGCTCGCCCGGCGC